One segment of Niabella beijingensis DNA contains the following:
- a CDS encoding PorT family protein, which yields MKYPFILILLFSCWCSARSQTKVSLKAGINFSKVSWKESRNSTPIDNKFNTGYNLGLLALIPVELQRHNVYLQTGLSFTTKGYRQDYEDDDGAGILSINPCLMRNGFTLVPGLILPAASAADGH from the coding sequence ATGAAGTATCCATTTATCCTAATACTGCTGTTCTCCTGCTGGTGTTCTGCCCGTTCCCAGACAAAAGTGAGCCTGAAAGCCGGTATCAATTTTTCAAAAGTGAGCTGGAAAGAGAGCCGCAACAGCACTCCGATCGATAATAAGTTCAACACCGGTTATAACCTAGGGTTGCTCGCCCTGATCCCCGTGGAACTCCAGCGGCACAATGTGTACCTGCAAACCGGTCTTTCATTTACGACAAAGGGCTACCGGCAGGATTATGAAGACGATGATGGTGCGGGCATACTCAGCATTAATCCCTGTCTGATGCGGAACGGTTTTACATTGGTGCCGGGGCTTATTTTGCCTGCGGCATCGGCGGCAGATGGACACTGA
- a CDS encoding MBL fold metallo-hydrolase has product MNTLNNIKNPGYFKFQLGKLHLAVITDGVIEIENIQPMFAPNIEKEKLKKFLNENRLTEDKLELAGNILLITDGKKNILIDTGSGVMLSPLGGKLIENLANLGVSPQEITDIVFTHAHPDHIGGVVDKEGKLVFENAHYYISETEYKFWMSEEPDFSKGTKNQFSDFEIQFARDHFKPIDSKLTFYEDSADLFGFLRLEHAPGHTPGHTIITITSEGEELLHIADTFQHILLVAHPEWGNQIDSDFELGIKTRKNLLEKLASSNQLLFGDHLPYPGLGFIERNEEGYRYIPKAFYTV; this is encoded by the coding sequence ATGAATACACTCAACAACATTAAAAATCCGGGATATTTTAAATTCCAATTAGGAAAACTTCATTTGGCTGTGATTACAGATGGAGTTATTGAAATTGAAAACATTCAGCCAATGTTTGCACCTAATATTGAAAAAGAGAAACTCAAAAAATTTTTAAATGAAAATAGGCTTACGGAAGACAAATTAGAATTGGCAGGTAATATTCTTTTAATAACAGACGGGAAGAAAAATATTCTAATAGACACAGGTAGTGGTGTTATGCTTTCACCTCTTGGTGGCAAGTTAATTGAAAACCTGGCGAATTTAGGTGTTAGTCCTCAAGAAATAACGGATATTGTTTTTACTCACGCCCATCCTGACCATATTGGAGGAGTTGTTGACAAAGAAGGCAAATTGGTTTTTGAAAATGCTCATTATTATATTTCAGAAACAGAATATAAATTCTGGATGTCTGAGGAACCTGACTTTTCAAAAGGTACGAAAAATCAATTTTCCGATTTTGAAATCCAGTTTGCAAGAGACCATTTTAAACCAATCGATTCAAAACTTACTTTTTATGAAGATAGCGCCGACCTGTTTGGTTTTCTTCGATTGGAACATGCACCAGGTCATACGCCTGGACACACAATTATTACCATTACATCTGAGGGAGAAGAATTATTACATATAGCTGATACTTTTCAGCACATATTGTTGGTCGCGCATCCTGAATGGGGTAATCAAATTGATTCTGATTTTGAATTAGGTATTAAAACACGAAAAAATCTTCTTGAAAAATTAGCATCTTCAAACCAACTCCTTTTTGGAGATCATTTGCCATATCCCGGCTTAGGCTTTATCGAAAGAAATGAAGAAGGGTATCGATACATTCCAAAAGCTTTTTATACCGTTTAA
- the leuD gene encoding 3-isopropylmalate dehydratase small subunit yields the protein MAYDKFTVLTATAVPLPIENVDTDQIIPARFLKATERKGFGDNLFRDWRYSNDDTPKQDFVLNNPVYSGKILVGGKNFGSGSSREHAAWAIYDYGFRCVVSSFFADIFKGNSLNIGLLPVTVSEAFLDKIFKAIEADPKAEIEVNLPEQTITILATGEKESFDINSYKKHNMMNGFDDIDYLQSMKQEISAFADKSLY from the coding sequence ATGGCATACGATAAATTTACAGTATTAACAGCAACAGCAGTCCCCCTCCCCATTGAAAATGTAGATACGGACCAGATCATTCCCGCACGCTTCCTGAAAGCCACGGAGCGCAAGGGTTTTGGCGACAACCTGTTCCGCGACTGGCGGTACAGTAATGATGATACCCCCAAGCAGGACTTTGTTTTAAACAACCCTGTTTACTCCGGTAAGATCCTGGTGGGTGGCAAGAACTTCGGAAGCGGCAGCAGCCGCGAACACGCAGCCTGGGCCATTTATGATTATGGGTTCCGTTGCGTGGTATCCAGCTTTTTTGCAGATATCTTCAAAGGCAACTCGCTCAATATCGGTCTGCTTCCGGTTACCGTAAGCGAAGCATTCCTCGATAAGATCTTTAAGGCCATTGAAGCAGATCCCAAAGCAGAAATAGAAGTGAACCTTCCGGAGCAGACCATCACCATCCTCGCTACGGGGGAAAAAGAAAGCTTCGACATCAATTCCTATAAAAAGCACAACATGATGAATGGGTTTGATGATATCGACTATTTACAATCCATGAAACAGGAGATCAGCGCATTTGCGGATAAAAGTCTGTACTAG
- a CDS encoding major royal jelly family protein, which translates to MKITFSLLPLLLICGFANAQLQQVATSNLVWNGVTTSSDGRIFVNFPKIEGGKGMSVGEVLKDGKIIPYPNEDWNNWQPGEDVNEKFVRTNSIRIVNGQLWIVDTGTPSMGQNPLSGNALKLVSINIKTNTIQQIIPLTGLAKPSTFIDDLRISRNIIYLTDAGEPALIILDKTTGKGRRVLENQPSTTDNLPIKAEGKIMKDEKRNEVRIHADQLEISPDGKWLYFQPASGPLWRVETQYLNDENISEKDLASKVELFYKTPSTGGTAIDADGNIYVSDVNKSEIIKISPEGKESLVIKDKRLLWADALWIDDNGYLWIPTGQLNRLAAFQNGKSKVELPVVIYKLKINAKPLNN; encoded by the coding sequence ATGAAAATTACATTTAGCCTTTTACCTCTGCTGCTTATCTGCGGATTTGCCAATGCACAATTACAGCAAGTAGCAACTTCGAACTTAGTTTGGAACGGTGTAACCACAAGTTCCGATGGAAGAATATTCGTCAACTTCCCTAAAATAGAAGGCGGAAAAGGAATGAGTGTGGGCGAAGTTTTAAAAGATGGGAAAATCATTCCCTACCCCAATGAAGATTGGAACAATTGGCAACCTGGTGAAGATGTAAACGAAAAGTTTGTAAGGACGAATTCCATACGTATCGTAAATGGTCAGCTTTGGATTGTGGATACCGGAACACCTTCAATGGGACAAAATCCGTTATCAGGAAATGCATTAAAATTGGTTTCGATTAATATTAAAACCAATACCATTCAACAGATAATTCCCCTTACTGGACTTGCAAAACCTTCAACTTTTATTGATGATCTAAGAATTTCGAGAAACATCATTTATCTGACAGATGCGGGAGAACCGGCTTTAATTATTTTGGATAAAACGACAGGTAAAGGAAGAAGAGTTTTAGAAAATCAACCTTCAACCACGGATAATTTACCCATAAAAGCGGAAGGGAAAATCATGAAAGATGAAAAAAGAAATGAAGTGAGAATCCACGCAGACCAATTGGAAATTTCTCCCGATGGGAAATGGCTTTACTTTCAGCCTGCAAGCGGTCCGCTTTGGAGAGTGGAAACGCAATATCTGAATGATGAAAATATATCTGAAAAAGATCTGGCATCGAAAGTAGAATTATTCTATAAAACCCCATCAACAGGAGGAACAGCCATCGATGCAGACGGAAATATTTATGTAAGCGATGTCAATAAAAGCGAAATCATTAAAATATCACCAGAAGGAAAAGAAAGTCTGGTCATTAAAGACAAAAGATTGCTTTGGGCAGACGCTTTATGGATTGATGACAACGGCTATCTATGGATTCCCACAGGTCAGCTCAACCGTTTGGCGGCATTTCAAAACGGAAAAAGCAAAGTGGAACTTCCCGTTGTGATTTACAAGTTGAAAATCAATGCAAAACCTCTAAATAACTAA
- a CDS encoding NADP-dependent oxidoreductase has translation MKAIILKEAGSVENLEYVELARPAINEGEVLIKVKAISINPVDTKSRSGKGVYGRIKTENPLILGWDISGIVEETKSSDFKIGDEVFGMVNFPGHGKAYAEFVAVPANQLALKPKNISFEDAAASTLVALTAYQALVHNANIQEGQKVLVHAASGGVGHIAVQIAKHLGAKVTGTSSAKNKDFVLGLGADSHIDYHGFDWKSAGRTFDFVLDTIGGDNIDHSLEVTKEGGSIISIPTGLNEEVTSKANSKGVKGYFILVQSSGEDMKQIASFLESGAVKPHVSKVFPFEQMREAHLEQETGRTVGKIVITL, from the coding sequence ATGAAAGCAATCATATTAAAAGAAGCAGGAAGCGTAGAAAATTTAGAATATGTGGAATTGGCGAGACCTGCCATTAACGAAGGTGAAGTATTGATAAAAGTAAAAGCTATCAGTATTAATCCTGTAGACACAAAAAGCCGTTCTGGAAAAGGCGTTTATGGAAGAATAAAAACAGAAAATCCATTGATTTTGGGTTGGGATATTTCCGGGATCGTGGAAGAAACTAAAAGTTCAGATTTTAAAATAGGCGATGAAGTTTTCGGAATGGTTAATTTTCCCGGACACGGAAAAGCGTATGCAGAATTTGTAGCGGTTCCAGCCAATCAACTGGCATTAAAACCAAAAAATATCTCTTTTGAAGATGCTGCAGCTTCCACTTTGGTTGCGCTTACGGCGTATCAGGCTTTGGTTCACAATGCGAATATTCAGGAAGGGCAAAAAGTTTTGGTTCACGCCGCATCAGGTGGAGTTGGGCATATCGCGGTACAGATTGCCAAACATTTGGGAGCGAAAGTAACGGGAACTTCTTCCGCTAAAAACAAAGATTTTGTCTTGGGCCTAGGTGCAGATTCACATATCGACTATCACGGTTTCGACTGGAAATCAGCGGGCAGAACTTTTGATTTTGTGTTGGATACGATTGGAGGAGATAATATCGACCATTCTCTTGAAGTGACCAAAGAAGGTGGTTCTATCATCAGTATTCCGACAGGATTGAATGAAGAGGTCACTTCAAAGGCAAACTCTAAAGGAGTGAAAGGTTATTTCATTCTAGTACAATCCAGCGGTGAGGATATGAAACAGATTGCTTCTTTCTTGGAAAGTGGTGCTGTAAAACCTCATGTTTCAAAGGTTTTTCCTTTCGAACAAATGAGAGAAGCTCATTTGGAGCAGGAAACGGGCAGAACGGTGGGTAAAATAGTGATAACGCTTTAA
- a CDS encoding DUF417 family protein, with product MKSIIQILADSQKVFINFTRIAIFIVMAWIGGLKAFQYEADGIVPFVANSPVMSFFYNHPEEYKAHKSIEL from the coding sequence ATGAAAAGCATTATCCAAATTCTAGCTGACAGCCAAAAGGTTTTTATCAATTTCACCAGGATAGCCATTTTCATTGTGATGGCTTGGATTGGTGGCTTGAAAGCCTTCCAATATGAAGCAGACGGCATCGTTCCCTTTGTAGCCAACAGTCCCGTAATGAGCTTTTTCTATAATCATCCTGAAGAATACAAAGCGCATAAAAGCATTGAATTGTAA
- a CDS encoding helix-turn-helix domain-containing protein → MKIITIEEEAWKQLNNRINAIADYLKRQEENSYDELWLNNHEVCQYLHISEKTLWRMRTKGEIAYSKFYGQYFYTIGAIKDMLNANAVQTSDEYVKELMARGKSYIEKGRKLNTGKQ, encoded by the coding sequence ATGAAAATTATAACAATTGAAGAAGAGGCATGGAAACAGTTGAACAACCGTATCAATGCCATTGCCGATTACCTTAAAAGACAGGAGGAAAATAGCTACGATGAGCTATGGTTGAATAACCATGAGGTATGCCAATATCTGCATATCAGCGAAAAAACCCTATGGCGAATGCGTACCAAGGGTGAGATAGCTTATTCAAAGTTTTATGGACAATATTTCTATACCATAGGGGCTATCAAGGATATGCTAAATGCCAATGCTGTACAAACCAGTGACGAGTATGTAAAAGAGCTGATGGCAAGAGGCAAAAGCTATATCGAAAAAGGCAGAAAGTTGAATACTGGCAAGCAATAA
- a CDS encoding GNAT family N-acetyltransferase: protein MQQEKTSIRKAARHEAPVIHQLALDIWPKAFEEILTEPQIAYMLDRMYALPVLEAEMDRGVEYFILNHDGKDAGYTAIEQKDPTSWKLHKIYLSQGLHGKGLGKYQLQTMEAVAGGYGAVYLYLNVNRHNKALGFYKSQGYEVIKTEDIDIGNGFFMNDYQLRKHL from the coding sequence ATGCAGCAGGAGAAAACTTCCATAAGAAAAGCCGCCCGACACGAGGCGCCCGTCATTCATCAGCTGGCGCTGGATATCTGGCCGAAGGCATTTGAAGAAATCCTTACCGAACCGCAGATCGCTTATATGCTGGACCGCATGTATGCCCTTCCGGTACTGGAAGCAGAAATGGACCGCGGCGTGGAATATTTTATCCTGAACCACGACGGAAAGGATGCCGGTTATACGGCGATTGAACAAAAAGACCCCACCTCCTGGAAACTGCATAAGATCTACCTTTCGCAGGGACTGCATGGAAAAGGCCTTGGCAAATACCAGTTGCAAACCATGGAGGCTGTTGCCGGAGGTTATGGAGCGGTATACCTTTACCTGAATGTGAACCGCCACAATAAGGCGCTCGGCTTTTATAAAAGCCAGGGCTACGAGGTCATAAAAACCGAAGATATCGATATCGGTAACGGCTTTTTTATGAACGATTACCAGCTGCGGAAACATCTTTAA
- a CDS encoding L-dopachrome tautomerase-related protein translates to MKLTYLTAIAMLVTLFTACNNNSSTKADAQENTIEQVAEQKPILEEVFADSTYQLTGVAVAKDNRVFVNYPYWLDSHSYSVVEVKDGKPVPYPDAEWNSFKKGEDGQNKFVCVQAVVTDDKGFLWVVDAAGIGLGKVYQHSSKVVKINLATNKIEKIYRFPENVVREDVYINDIRVDNENGFAYLSNSNTGGIIVLNINTGESRLVLANSPSVKSDPNYHFSPLGTELKKGDGSSLKVNSDGIALTPDNQYVYYKPLTDNRLYRIKTDLLRDFKTTETVLNKSVEDLGKFVTTDGMIFDKKGNLYFGDLEQNSIVKITPDLKMQTIVKDDEQLIWPDSYSISEDGYLYISNSQIQLMPWFHEGVVQFKKPFKVLRIKI, encoded by the coding sequence ATGAAATTGACATATTTAACGGCTATTGCAATGTTGGTCACATTGTTTACAGCTTGCAATAATAATTCATCAACCAAAGCCGATGCTCAAGAAAACACAATTGAGCAGGTTGCTGAACAAAAGCCAATTTTAGAAGAAGTTTTTGCAGACAGTACTTATCAATTAACAGGTGTTGCTGTAGCAAAAGACAACCGAGTTTTTGTGAATTATCCTTATTGGCTGGATTCGCATTCCTATTCAGTGGTTGAGGTGAAAGATGGAAAACCAGTTCCTTATCCCGATGCTGAATGGAATAGCTTTAAAAAAGGTGAAGATGGCCAAAATAAATTTGTATGCGTTCAAGCAGTGGTGACTGATGACAAAGGATTTCTTTGGGTGGTAGATGCAGCAGGAATCGGGCTTGGAAAAGTATACCAGCACAGCAGTAAAGTGGTTAAAATAAATTTAGCCACTAATAAAATCGAGAAAATATACAGATTTCCAGAAAATGTAGTACGAGAAGATGTTTACATCAACGATATCCGGGTGGATAATGAAAATGGTTTTGCTTACTTAAGCAATTCAAATACAGGTGGAATCATTGTTTTGAATATTAACACAGGAGAATCAAGATTGGTTTTAGCCAATTCCCCTTCTGTAAAATCTGACCCGAATTATCATTTTTCTCCATTGGGGACGGAGCTTAAAAAAGGTGACGGTTCTTCACTTAAAGTGAATTCAGATGGTATTGCGCTCACTCCCGATAATCAATATGTGTACTACAAGCCGCTTACAGATAACCGTTTGTATAGAATTAAAACCGATTTGTTGAGAGATTTTAAGACAACTGAGACTGTTTTAAACAAAAGTGTAGAAGATTTAGGAAAATTCGTCACAACGGACGGAATGATCTTCGACAAAAAAGGGAATCTATATTTTGGAGATTTGGAGCAGAATTCAATCGTAAAAATTACTCCGGATTTGAAAATGCAGACGATTGTAAAGGATGATGAACAACTGATCTGGCCAGACAGTTACAGCATTTCTGAAGATGGATATTTATACATTTCCAATTCGCAAATTCAGTTGATGCCTTGGTTTCACGAGGGGGTAGTGCAGTTTAAAAAGCCGTTTAAAGTGTTGAGAATTAAAATTTAA
- the leuC gene encoding 3-isopropylmalate dehydratase large subunit: MSNATTLFDKVWDAHVVRHIEDGPDVLFIDRHFIHEVTSPVAFLGIETRGVPVMYPQRTFATADHNTPTLNQHLPVSDPLSANQLAALSSNATKYGISLWALGSPKNGIVHVVGPENGITQPGMTIVCGDSHTSTHGAFGCIAFGIGTSEVEMVLSSQCIMQPKPKKMRITINGKLGKGVLPKDVALYMISQITASGATGYFAEYAGEVFETMSMEGRMTVCNMSIEMGARGGMIAPDQTTFDYINGRDKAPKGADWDTALAYWKTLKTDEGAVFDKELHFDAADIEPQITYGTNPGLGTGITHHIPKASEVQDGEASYKKSLAYMDFAEGEALLGKKIDYVFLGSCTNGRIEDFRAFAAIVKGKKKAANITAWLVPGSHIVEAQIKEEGILDILTDAGFELRQPGCSACLAMNEDKIPAGKYAVSTSNRNFEGRQGPGARTLLASPYVAAAVAVTGVVTDPRELMEEVPA, encoded by the coding sequence ATGAGCAACGCGACTACTTTGTTTGATAAGGTGTGGGATGCCCACGTGGTACGCCATATTGAGGATGGCCCTGATGTTTTGTTTATTGACCGCCATTTTATCCATGAGGTGACCAGCCCCGTGGCCTTTCTTGGCATTGAAACAAGAGGCGTTCCGGTAATGTATCCGCAACGGACCTTTGCTACCGCCGATCACAACACCCCCACGCTGAACCAGCACCTGCCGGTAAGCGATCCTTTATCAGCAAACCAGTTGGCCGCGCTTTCCAGCAATGCGACCAAATACGGCATTTCGCTCTGGGCGCTTGGCAGCCCCAAGAATGGCATCGTACACGTGGTAGGGCCCGAAAATGGTATCACCCAGCCGGGCATGACCATCGTTTGCGGCGACTCACACACTTCAACACACGGGGCCTTTGGCTGTATCGCCTTCGGGATCGGTACTTCCGAAGTGGAGATGGTACTCTCTTCCCAGTGCATCATGCAGCCCAAACCCAAAAAAATGCGCATTACCATTAATGGCAAACTGGGGAAAGGCGTACTTCCGAAAGATGTGGCCCTGTATATGATCTCTCAGATCACGGCAAGTGGTGCCACCGGTTACTTTGCTGAATATGCCGGTGAGGTATTTGAAACGATGAGCATGGAAGGCCGTATGACCGTTTGCAATATGTCGATAGAAATGGGCGCACGTGGTGGTATGATCGCCCCTGACCAGACCACGTTTGATTATATCAACGGAAGGGATAAAGCTCCAAAAGGAGCCGACTGGGATACCGCCCTCGCTTACTGGAAGACCCTGAAGACCGACGAAGGCGCGGTATTCGACAAAGAACTTCATTTTGATGCAGCCGATATCGAGCCGCAGATCACTTACGGAACCAACCCTGGTTTGGGAACCGGCATCACCCACCATATACCCAAAGCTTCCGAAGTTCAGGATGGTGAAGCTTCTTATAAAAAATCACTGGCCTATATGGATTTTGCAGAGGGTGAAGCATTGCTGGGTAAAAAGATCGACTATGTATTCCTGGGCAGCTGTACCAACGGCCGCATCGAAGACTTCCGCGCATTTGCAGCCATCGTAAAAGGCAAAAAGAAAGCAGCGAATATCACCGCCTGGCTTGTACCCGGCTCGCATATTGTGGAAGCACAGATCAAAGAAGAAGGCATCCTGGATATTTTAACCGATGCGGGTTTTGAACTGCGTCAGCCCGGCTGTTCTGCCTGTCTGGCGATGAATGAAGATAAGATACCTGCCGGCAAATACGCGGTAAGCACCAGCAACCGTAATTTCGAAGGCCGCCAGGGTCCCGGTGCGCGCACCCTGCTCGCCAGTCCTTATGTAGCTGCCGCAGTAGCCGTAACCGGTGTGGTAACAGATCCGCGCGAGCTTATGGAGGAAGTTCCGGCATAA
- a CDS encoding helix-turn-helix domain-containing protein, translating to MNIDRIEFIAWMERILERLDLLKEHIDESKRSRNSIDGEELLDNQDLLQMLKISNRSLQRYRSIGKLPYYTISGKLYYKLSDVHQFIRESFNPPAK from the coding sequence ATGAATATCGACAGAATTGAATTTATAGCGTGGATGGAGCGTATTTTAGAACGTCTTGATCTATTAAAAGAGCATATAGATGAAAGCAAGAGAAGCCGTAACAGTATAGACGGTGAAGAATTATTGGATAATCAGGATTTGCTACAGATGTTGAAAATAAGTAACCGCTCATTACAACGGTATCGCTCCATCGGTAAGCTGCCTTACTATACAATTAGCGGAAAACTCTACTACAAACTATCGGATGTACACCAGTTTATTAGGGAAAGTTTTAATCCTCCCGCCAAATAA
- a CDS encoding porin family protein, protein MKKKNYFLKTLMVAAAVTISGAAMSQVEIGIRAGANFSNATIKDADNNKVDTKLNPGFHAGVTFDIPVADEFYVQPGALFSTKGFKTDNSYFGGNANTNSKVSASYIEVPVNFLYKPELGSGKLLLGAGPYVAYGIGGKWDSKVSSGNNSISTDGKLEFKNDTKDASGGDKQIYGKPFDAGANLLVGYEFANKLSFQLNGQLGLLNIVPKVNGDKPDAKMKNTGFGISVGYKF, encoded by the coding sequence ATAAAAAAGAAGAATTATTTTTTGAAGACATTAATGGTCGCTGCAGCGGTCACCATTTCCGGTGCAGCCATGTCACAGGTGGAGATCGGTATCCGGGCGGGCGCGAATTTTTCAAACGCCACCATTAAAGATGCAGATAATAATAAAGTGGACACTAAACTGAACCCGGGCTTCCATGCGGGAGTAACATTTGATATCCCGGTGGCTGATGAGTTTTATGTACAGCCGGGTGCTTTGTTCAGCACAAAAGGTTTTAAAACAGACAACAGCTATTTCGGTGGCAATGCAAACACAAACTCTAAGGTTTCCGCTTCCTATATTGAGGTTCCTGTAAACTTCCTTTACAAGCCGGAACTGGGATCAGGAAAACTGTTACTGGGTGCTGGTCCGTATGTAGCCTATGGTATCGGCGGAAAATGGGATAGCAAGGTCTCCAGCGGTAATAATTCTATCAGCACTGATGGCAAACTGGAATTTAAAAATGACACAAAAGATGCCTCTGGTGGTGACAAACAAATTTATGGTAAACCTTTTGATGCCGGTGCTAACCTGCTCGTGGGGTATGAATTTGCAAACAAACTGTCCTTTCAGCTGAACGGGCAATTAGGTCTGCTGAATATCGTTCCCAAAGTGAATGGTGACAAACCAGACGCAAAAATGAAAAATACCGGATTTGGAATTTCCGTTGGATATAAATTCTAA
- a CDS encoding RteC domain-containing protein — protein MKYSLHKIIDDVSQYEIKIVNEASGSLDEALKMISYLQEVLIAFKASVVKEGFDSEWEEINFFRNVKPGVLCKLIYYNKVYRIECACPLGSGKIYRNYFSNQIKELKQEFEENIFNSEFYRYYRSGRNDRDQTFFRLGNINLYDGLNSFVFEIDHHFSTYYDYKVARIIANDLLQNYLHLKIDSIEDSNFKDEEATKDIFWTSSKNALVELIYAMYASGAVSHGKVGIRKLSMIAQIVFSVSLGDLHHAFHRMKTRAGSRTAFLDHLKISLEEYMDKDL, from the coding sequence ATGAAATACTCTTTACATAAAATCATAGACGATGTAAGTCAATATGAAATCAAAATTGTGAATGAGGCATCTGGATCTTTGGACGAGGCACTCAAAATGATTAGCTATTTGCAAGAAGTCCTTATCGCATTTAAAGCATCTGTCGTCAAAGAAGGTTTTGATAGTGAATGGGAAGAAATCAATTTTTTCAGGAACGTCAAACCTGGTGTTCTCTGTAAACTGATTTATTATAACAAGGTTTATCGTATTGAATGTGCCTGCCCTCTTGGTAGCGGGAAAATATACAGAAACTATTTTTCCAACCAAATAAAAGAACTCAAGCAGGAATTTGAAGAGAATATTTTTAATTCCGAATTCTACCGATACTATCGGTCGGGAAGAAATGACCGAGACCAAACCTTTTTCAGATTGGGCAATATTAATCTCTATGATGGGTTGAACAGCTTTGTTTTTGAAATCGACCATCACTTTTCCACTTATTATGATTATAAAGTTGCACGCATCATAGCCAACGATCTGCTCCAAAATTATTTGCATCTTAAAATAGATTCAATCGAGGACAGTAACTTTAAGGATGAAGAAGCCACTAAAGACATTTTTTGGACGAGTAGTAAAAATGCCCTTGTAGAACTCATATATGCGATGTATGCTTCAGGAGCTGTGTCACATGGAAAAGTGGGGATAAGAAAACTAAGCATGATAGCGCAGATAGTTTTTAGTGTTTCGTTGGGTGATCTTCATCATGCGTTTCACCGTATGAAAACAAGAGCAGGTTCCCGGACAGCATTTTTAGATCATCTCAAAATTTCTCTCGAAGAATACATGGATAAAGATCTTTAG